Proteins from one Coffea arabica cultivar ET-39 chromosome 8c, Coffea Arabica ET-39 HiFi, whole genome shotgun sequence genomic window:
- the LOC113703807 gene encoding cytosolic sulfotransferase 14-like — MPRLLVPCKGTTRHTRISKTPGNYKAYSHLENTHKAQDSGTIVTSLPRTGTIWLKPSAYAIVNHKNLVGIDCQNLISSDPHALVPIFEYKVNGTSQLPDFSGLPSPRPFTTHVPYSLLPESIKSSKCRVLYICHNPGVNFVSLWRMQVKLGLNCLKTHLTCIAKESGHVVHTGSMCWDTGNKA, encoded by the coding sequence ATGCCAAGGCTGTTGGTTCCATGCAAGGGAACTACAAGGCATACTCGCATCTCGAAAACACCAGGGAACTACAAGGCATACTCGCATCTCGAAAACACCCACAAAGCACAAGACAGCGGTACCATTGTCACCTCTTTACCAAGAACAGGCACAATTTGGCTGAAACCATCAGCATATGCAATCGTAAACCATAAAAATCTCGTGGGCATCGATTGCCAGAATCTCATCTCATCAGATCCTCATGCACTTGTACCTATCTTTGAGTACAAGGTAAACGGAACCAGCCAGCTTCCTGACTTCTCTGGTCTTCCATCTCCTCGACCTTTTACCACTCATGTTCCATATTCACTGTTGCCAGAATCCATCAAGAGCAGCAAGTGTCGAGTTCTCTATATTTGCCATAACCCAGGAGTTAATTTTGTCTCCTTGTGGCGAATGCAAGTAAAACTAGGCCTAAATTGCTTGAAGACGCATTTGACATGTATTGCAAAGGAGTCAGGGCATGTGGTCCATACTGGAAGCATGTGTTGGGATACCGGAAACAAAGCTTAG